The Synechocystis sp. PCC 7509 genome includes a window with the following:
- a CDS encoding VOC family protein: MALTGINHIVLKVKDLEASDYFYREILGMRQVGKRDKMWFYSAGNHHHDLALVEVGNPTTVPQMPQTGLFHLCFNVSDESALAELHDRTKTFGVTILGAVDHTIMRSFYVLDPDRHVIELGVDIPQAEWAHLSDPFGRDVAYSLDN; encoded by the coding sequence ATGGCATTAACAGGAATTAATCACATTGTTTTAAAAGTCAAAGACTTAGAAGCAAGCGATTATTTTTACCGAGAAATCTTAGGAATGCGACAAGTAGGTAAGCGGGACAAAATGTGGTTTTACAGCGCCGGAAACCATCACCATGACCTAGCTTTAGTAGAAGTTGGCAACCCAACAACAGTGCCACAAATGCCGCAGACAGGATTATTTCATCTTTGTTTTAATGTTAGCGATGAAAGCGCCTTAGCCGAGTTGCACGATCGCACTAAAACTTTTGGAGTGACTATTTTAGGTGCGGTTGACCATACAATTATGCGCTCGTTTTATGTACTCGATCCCGATCGCCATGTGATTGAATTGGGTGTAGATATCCCCCAAGCAGAATGGGCGCATTTATCCGATCCGTTTGGTAGAGATGTAGCCTATTCCCTAGACAATTGA
- a CDS encoding type II toxin-antitoxin system HicA family toxin yields MGSLRILSAREVCQILEQHGFVLMRQRGSHIIMQQLKESTTITVVVPNYRELRIGTLQSIIRQSGLPRNLFEVIQ; encoded by the coding sequence TTGGGTAGCTTAAGGATTTTGTCGGCGCGGGAAGTTTGTCAAATACTAGAACAACACGGCTTTGTTTTGATGAGGCAACGAGGTAGCCATATAATTATGCAGCAGCTAAAAGAATCGACAACTATTACTGTAGTTGTTCCTAATTATCGAGAACTACGTATTGGAACTTTGCAGTCAATCATCCGCCAATCTGGATTACCACGTAACTTATTTGAGGTAATACAGTAG
- a CDS encoding DUF3143 domain-containing protein, with translation MSLPNANTPLYSHALPNIEQWLISQGCQQDSSAPHCWHIQKADWKAELCLEVEEVTVRYFQSGEQKHDIQRAFKYSLSRQDIEQAVFAGP, from the coding sequence ATGTCGCTTCCCAACGCCAATACTCCCTTATACAGTCATGCCTTGCCAAACATTGAACAATGGCTAATTAGTCAAGGCTGCCAGCAAGATAGTTCAGCGCCTCATTGTTGGCATATTCAAAAAGCTGACTGGAAAGCCGAACTTTGTCTTGAGGTTGAGGAAGTTACAGTACGCTACTTTCAATCTGGGGAACAAAAGCATGATATCCAACGTGCCTTTAAGTATTCTCTAAGTCGGCAAGATATAGAACAGGCTGTGTTTGCAGGCCCTTAG
- a CDS encoding DUF3134 family protein — MPNSPLQEQPRNRVASVIPAKNELSILDWLKASGRLVARDRTEADAIAQGEPMSDIADIIDPDDPSYEDDFEDNEEPAEEEVG, encoded by the coding sequence ATGCCTAACTCGCCTCTACAAGAACAGCCCCGCAATCGAGTAGCATCGGTAATTCCTGCCAAAAACGAGTTATCAATCTTAGACTGGTTAAAAGCTAGCGGTAGATTAGTAGCCCGCGATCGCACCGAAGCCGATGCTATAGCTCAAGGTGAACCCATGTCTGACATTGCCGATATTATCGATCCTGACGATCCTAGCTACGAAGATGACTTTGAAGACAATGAAGAACCTGCTGAAGAAGAAGTTGGCTAG
- a CDS encoding DoxX family protein, which translates to MKTSESESTINGSDRRLYTSKNVISLIARILLSALFLLSAVNKIMNPAGTQQYMTANGMPLVGLLYIAAVVIEVGGGLSVLLGYKARWGAIALAIFLIPATLIFHTNFANQIQQIMFMKNLAIFGGLLMIIQYGAGRISLDKH; encoded by the coding sequence ATGAAGACTTCAGAATCAGAAAGCACCATTAATGGGAGCGATCGCCGTTTATACACCTCAAAAAACGTAATTTCTCTAATTGCACGGATTTTATTATCAGCACTTTTTCTGCTATCGGCGGTAAATAAAATAATGAATCCCGCAGGTACGCAGCAGTACATGACAGCCAATGGAATGCCGCTAGTGGGGCTACTATACATCGCCGCCGTTGTAATTGAGGTAGGAGGCGGATTATCGGTACTGCTAGGCTACAAAGCGCGTTGGGGTGCGATCGCTTTAGCAATTTTTCTCATCCCAGCTACATTGATTTTTCATACCAATTTTGCTAACCAAATCCAGCAGATTATGTTTATGAAAAATCTCGCTATTTTCGGCGGATTGCTGATGATTATTCAATATGGGGCAGGTCGAATTAGTTTAGATAAGCACTAG
- a CDS encoding HEPN domain-containing protein, which produces MNSIEEDGVWFLPNNPEKQVAGRLTFSEDKPPKLYLLDQLQELKFDNIIPSQFELDVINEYLVNGKKVTLCHCYQSIGFKTGIQTSEIYAKYLLVGHHFKTLKEVSFKDVALRYKNLEDWIKLPNFEVKWSTNEGQNQVKEIDVKQTTLETIELGKLLGFSLILYDKSIELMRLQLANLFGNIGRKITLEERKSVIIRADVEKSLEDIIDVIYLFQDLLIFASGQITYPYEIQSSIVVIEKEFIVPEHLALNIMAGLIEPTQSAKSDLGFEIHTFGEEIKAIEEEKEKIISIEIYFQIPEVNNLEVSFDPRRVLFDFKKVKEQFSELLGLWEQNSKELKSIIDIYLRLTYIPKRHINDFFLSLAQAIEAFHSLAHNGRYINEQVYKKVVKEILKEAVNSIPDSVPLENGEEPLDLREYKKILKGEKFSQLNSYSLGKRLEEIISEYGNCLPDNFFASLGEQDIFLKNIKNTRNYLTHLSSKKDKYVVSGQDLLILSRKLKVLLEVCLLKQLGLKDLDIKTITRNHCN; this is translated from the coding sequence ATGAATAGTATCGAAGAAGATGGCGTTTGGTTTCTTCCAAACAATCCAGAGAAGCAAGTCGCTGGTAGACTCACGTTTTCCGAAGATAAACCTCCAAAACTCTATTTACTCGATCAATTGCAAGAACTCAAATTTGACAATATAATTCCTTCTCAATTTGAGCTTGATGTTATCAATGAATATTTAGTCAATGGTAAGAAGGTTACACTCTGCCATTGCTATCAATCAATAGGCTTTAAGACAGGTATTCAAACAAGTGAAATTTACGCTAAATATTTACTTGTTGGACATCATTTTAAAACATTAAAGGAAGTCTCATTTAAAGATGTTGCTTTAAGATATAAAAATTTAGAAGATTGGATAAAATTGCCAAATTTTGAGGTTAAATGGTCTACTAATGAAGGTCAAAATCAGGTTAAAGAAATTGATGTAAAGCAGACAACATTAGAAACTATTGAGCTTGGCAAGTTGTTAGGTTTCTCATTAATTCTTTATGATAAATCAATTGAACTAATGAGGTTACAACTAGCTAATCTCTTCGGTAATATAGGGAGAAAAATTACACTTGAAGAAAGAAAATCTGTCATCATCCGAGCAGATGTTGAAAAAAGTTTAGAGGATATTATTGATGTTATCTACTTGTTTCAAGACTTATTAATTTTTGCGTCTGGTCAAATAACGTATCCCTACGAAATTCAATCGAGCATTGTAGTCATAGAAAAAGAATTTATAGTACCCGAACATCTTGCTTTGAACATAATGGCAGGCTTAATTGAACCGACACAGAGTGCCAAAAGTGACTTGGGTTTTGAAATTCATACTTTTGGTGAAGAAATCAAAGCTATCGAAGAAGAAAAAGAAAAAATTATTTCAATCGAGATATATTTTCAGATACCAGAAGTAAATAATTTAGAGGTAAGTTTTGACCCTAGAAGAGTTTTATTTGATTTTAAAAAAGTAAAAGAGCAATTTTCGGAACTTTTAGGTCTTTGGGAACAAAACTCAAAAGAATTAAAGTCAATTATAGATATATATCTTAGATTGACGTATATACCAAAACGACATATAAATGATTTCTTTCTAAGCCTTGCGCAAGCAATAGAGGCATTTCATAGTCTTGCACATAACGGAAGATACATTAATGAGCAGGTTTACAAAAAAGTAGTAAAGGAAATATTAAAAGAAGCTGTAAATTCTATTCCAGATTCTGTTCCCCTAGAAAATGGAGAAGAACCTTTAGATTTAAGAGAATACAAAAAAATTTTAAAAGGAGAAAAATTTTCCCAATTAAATAGCTATTCATTGGGAAAACGGCTGGAAGAAATAATAAGTGAATATGGGAATTGTCTCCCTGATAACTTTTTTGCATCTCTGGGAGAACAGGATATTTTCCTAAAAAACATTAAAAACACAAGAAATTACTTAACTCATTTATCTTCTAAAAAGGATAAATATGTAGTTTCTGGTCAAGATTTACTAATTTTGAGTAGGAAGTTAAAGGTATTACTAGAGGTTTGTTTGCTCAAACAGCTAGGTTTGAAGGATTTAGATATAAAAACTATTACTAGAAATCACTGCAACTGA
- a CDS encoding Uma2 family endonuclease, whose amino-acid sequence MSIQLLKRQFTIQNYHQMVVAGILSEDERVELIQGEIVKMSPIGIRHASCVNRLLKLFSQSLGDRATVIVQNPVVLNNLSEPQPDVALLKPRADFYATGHPQPQDILLLVEVADTTIESDRAIKIPLYASSGISEVWLVDVNQQVIEVFREPTDNSYQSIQKFQLGEIFVQAFPDVSFAVERILR is encoded by the coding sequence ATGTCAATTCAGCTATTAAAACGACAATTTACTATCCAAAATTACCACCAGATGGTAGTTGCAGGTATTTTAAGCGAAGACGAGCGCGTTGAACTCATCCAAGGAGAAATTGTCAAGATGTCGCCCATTGGTATTCGTCATGCTAGTTGTGTAAATCGATTGCTCAAACTTTTTTCGCAATCGTTAGGCGATCGCGCTACAGTTATCGTGCAAAATCCCGTAGTATTGAACAATTTATCTGAACCTCAGCCTGATGTAGCTTTACTTAAGCCCCGCGCGGACTTCTACGCTACGGGACATCCCCAACCCCAGGATATATTGCTATTAGTAGAAGTTGCTGATACTACCATTGAAAGCGATCGCGCCATCAAAATTCCTTTGTATGCAAGTAGTGGAATTAGCGAAGTTTGGCTAGTAGATGTAAACCAGCAAGTTATCGAAGTATTTAGAGAACCTACGGATAATAGTTATCAGAGTATTCAAAAATTCCAGCTTGGTGAGATATTTGTGCAAGCTTTCCCAGATGTTAGCTTTGCTGTAGAACGGATACTAAGGTAA
- a CDS encoding type II toxin-antitoxin system HicB family antitoxin has translation MKTIQQFTAIIEREGNGYVALCPELDIASQGDTVEQAKSNLAEALELFFECANPVEIKNRTKAEIFITRLEVAVG, from the coding sequence ATGAAAACTATCCAACAATTTACAGCGATTATTGAACGCGAAGGCAATGGATATGTTGCCTTATGTCCTGAATTAGATATTGCTAGTCAAGGCGATACTGTTGAACAAGCAAAAAGTAACTTAGCTGAAGCTTTAGAATTATTTTTTGAATGTGCCAATCCAGTAGAAATCAAAAACCGTACCAAAGCTGAGATTTTTATCACCAGACTAGAGGTAGCAGTTGGGTAG
- the dxs gene encoding 1-deoxy-D-xylulose-5-phosphate synthase: protein MHLSDITHPNQLHGLSIRQLQQIASEIREKHLQTVATSGGHLGPGLGVVELTLALYQTLDLDGDKVIWDVGHQAYPHKLITGRYDRFDTLRQKDGVAGYLKRGESKFDHFGAGHASTSISAALGMALARDAKGEKFKTVAVIGDGALTGGMALEAINHAGHLPKTNLLVVLNDNEMSISPNVGAISRHLNKMRLSPPVQFISDNIKEQVKQLPFVGDSLSPELGRLREGMKRLAVPKVGAVFEELGFTYMGPVDGHNLEELIAIFQQAHQHTGPVIVHVSTVKGKGYAIAEQDQVGYHAQSPFNLTSGKANPSGKPKPPGYSKVFAHALVKLAENNPKIIGITAAMATGTGLDKLQAKLPNQYIDVGIAEQHAVTLAAGMACEGMRPVVAIYSTFLQRGYDQIVHDVCIQNLPVFFCLDRAGIVGADGPTHQGMYDIAYLRCLPNMVLMAPKDEAELQQMIVTGVEHTSGPIAMRYPRGNGYGVPLMEEGWEALPIGKGELLRQGDDVLLVGFGSMVYPAMQVAEILSEHGIEATVVNARFAKPLDTDLILPLAKQIGRVVTLEEGCLIGGFGTAVAEALLDADIVVPVKRLGVPDILVEHAEPNESKAALGLTTPQMAEQILNAFFSKQPSVVS from the coding sequence ATGCACCTGAGTGACATCACCCATCCAAACCAGTTGCACGGTTTATCCATCCGTCAATTGCAGCAAATTGCTAGTGAAATTAGAGAAAAGCATTTGCAAACTGTAGCAACAAGCGGTGGACATCTTGGGCCAGGTTTGGGTGTGGTAGAACTGACACTAGCACTTTACCAAACTTTAGATTTAGATGGCGATAAAGTCATTTGGGATGTAGGTCATCAAGCCTATCCACATAAATTAATTACCGGGCGCTACGATCGCTTTGACACTCTTCGCCAAAAAGACGGAGTTGCAGGCTACCTCAAGCGCGGTGAAAGCAAGTTTGACCATTTTGGAGCCGGACACGCCTCTACAAGTATCTCTGCGGCTCTAGGAATGGCATTAGCTAGAGACGCGAAGGGTGAAAAGTTTAAGACTGTTGCTGTAATTGGCGATGGCGCTCTAACAGGCGGTATGGCGTTGGAAGCAATTAACCACGCGGGACACTTGCCCAAAACTAACTTGCTTGTAGTGTTAAATGACAATGAAATGTCAATTTCCCCCAACGTCGGGGCAATTTCTCGTCACCTAAATAAAATGCGCCTCAGTCCCCCAGTGCAGTTTATTTCTGACAATATCAAAGAACAAGTCAAGCAACTACCTTTTGTCGGCGATTCTCTCTCGCCGGAACTGGGCAGACTTAGAGAAGGGATGAAGCGTTTAGCCGTGCCAAAAGTAGGCGCAGTATTTGAAGAACTTGGCTTTACTTACATGGGTCCAGTGGATGGTCACAATTTAGAGGAATTAATCGCGATATTCCAGCAAGCGCACCAGCATACAGGGCCAGTTATAGTTCATGTATCTACAGTTAAAGGTAAAGGGTATGCGATCGCCGAGCAAGATCAAGTAGGCTACCACGCGCAATCGCCGTTTAATCTTACTAGCGGCAAAGCTAACCCCTCTGGAAAACCCAAACCTCCCGGCTATTCAAAAGTATTTGCTCACGCCTTAGTCAAACTAGCAGAAAATAACCCAAAAATTATTGGTATTACTGCGGCTATGGCTACAGGTACGGGTTTGGACAAGTTGCAAGCAAAGTTACCCAATCAGTACATTGATGTAGGAATTGCTGAACAACACGCCGTTACCTTAGCGGCGGGTATGGCTTGCGAAGGAATGCGCCCAGTAGTAGCGATATATTCGACTTTTTTACAACGCGGCTACGATCAAATTGTTCACGATGTTTGCATTCAAAACTTACCAGTATTTTTCTGCTTAGATAGAGCCGGAATTGTGGGCGCGGATGGCCCAACCCATCAAGGAATGTACGATATTGCTTACTTGCGTTGCTTGCCTAATATGGTGTTGATGGCTCCTAAAGACGAAGCAGAACTTCAGCAAATGATTGTTACAGGCGTAGAGCATACCTCTGGGCCGATTGCGATGCGTTATCCCAGAGGTAACGGCTACGGCGTACCGTTGATGGAAGAAGGCTGGGAAGCTTTACCAATAGGAAAAGGCGAACTTTTGCGGCAGGGCGATGATGTTTTGTTGGTGGGTTTTGGCTCTATGGTTTATCCAGCTATGCAGGTTGCAGAAATCTTGAGCGAACATGGTATTGAGGCAACGGTAGTAAATGCTAGGTTTGCTAAACCTTTGGACACTGACCTAATATTGCCCCTAGCTAAACAAATTGGGCGCGTTGTGACGTTAGAAGAAGGCTGTCTAATTGGCGGCTTTGGTACGGCGGTGGCGGAAGCATTGCTAGATGCGGATATAGTTGTCCCTGTGAAGCGGTTGGGCGTACCTGATATATTAGTCGAACACGCCGAGCCAAATGAATCTAAAGCAGCTTTGGGTTTAACAACGCCGCAAATGGCAGAACAAATACTAAATGCTTTTTTCAGCAAGCAGCCATCGGTTGTTAGTTGA
- the mraY gene encoding phospho-N-acetylmuramoyl-pentapeptide-transferase, protein MSIKNIVEAKSFTRLFNLSGINLLLALGVILSSGVLISDLVGDRLPWQLNSLTLPFAVCAIATALLGVWIIPMLVRLKTGQIIREDGPQAHLKKAGTPTMGGVFFVPVAIIGAILLSGAKAEVLAVCALTMGYALIGWLDDWQILRYKSNKGISPKMKLALQIGFAVLFCLWLAWTQTSSITNVALPFNVVLPIGLLFWLLAVFVLVAESNATNLTDGVDGLAAGTSAIALLGLGVLIAPSYPGLMTFCACMSGSCLGFLVHNRNPARVFMGDTGSLALGGALASVALLTNTLWALFVLSGIFFIETLSVMAQVGYYKATKGDDGVGKRLFKMAPLHHHLELSGWSETQVVATFYGISSILALLCLVTVIR, encoded by the coding sequence GTGAGTATAAAAAATATTGTGGAAGCTAAATCATTTACTCGTTTATTCAATCTTTCGGGCATTAACTTACTTTTAGCGCTGGGTGTAATTCTCAGTAGTGGAGTATTAATAAGCGACCTTGTAGGCGATCGTTTACCTTGGCAGCTAAATTCCCTAACTCTACCTTTTGCCGTCTGTGCGATCGCTACAGCATTGTTAGGAGTTTGGATAATTCCCATGCTAGTCAGGTTAAAAACGGGGCAAATTATTAGAGAAGACGGGCCTCAAGCTCATTTAAAAAAAGCTGGCACTCCGACAATGGGCGGGGTGTTTTTTGTACCTGTAGCAATTATTGGGGCAATATTATTATCGGGGGCAAAGGCGGAAGTATTAGCGGTATGTGCTTTGACAATGGGTTACGCGTTGATTGGCTGGCTAGATGACTGGCAAATTTTGCGCTACAAGTCTAACAAGGGAATTTCACCCAAAATGAAACTAGCTTTGCAAATCGGCTTTGCGGTGCTGTTTTGTTTGTGGCTGGCTTGGACTCAAACAAGTAGTATTACTAACGTTGCTTTGCCTTTTAATGTTGTACTGCCAATAGGTTTACTATTTTGGCTTTTAGCTGTGTTTGTACTGGTGGCGGAAAGTAATGCCACTAATCTTACGGATGGGGTGGATGGTTTAGCCGCCGGAACATCGGCGATCGCTCTATTAGGATTAGGAGTGTTAATTGCTCCGAGTTATCCGGGATTGATGACGTTTTGTGCTTGTATGAGCGGTAGCTGCTTGGGGTTTCTAGTCCACAATCGCAACCCAGCGCGGGTTTTTATGGGCGATACGGGTTCTTTAGCCCTAGGTGGTGCGTTAGCGTCGGTAGCACTACTAACAAATACTTTGTGGGCGCTATTTGTACTAAGTGGGATCTTTTTTATTGAAACTCTTTCGGTGATGGCGCAGGTAGGTTACTACAAAGCCACTAAAGGGGATGATGGAGTAGGTAAACGGTTATTTAAAATGGCTCCCCTACACCATCATCTAGAACTTTCGGGCTGGTCAGAAACTCAAGTAGTTGCTACCTTTTATGGAATTAGCAGTATTTTGGCGCTGCTGTGTTTAGTAACAGTAATTCGCTAA
- a CDS encoding DUF427 domain-containing protein — protein sequence MPKAVWNGTVLAESDRTEVVEGNHYFPIDSIKKEYFKESSTHTSCPWKGQASYYSVEVDGQVNKDAAWYYPSAKEKAKNIEGYVAFWKGVKVES from the coding sequence ATGCCTAAAGCAGTTTGGAATGGTACAGTTTTAGCCGAGAGCGATCGCACAGAAGTTGTAGAAGGAAACCATTACTTTCCGATTGACTCCATCAAAAAGGAATATTTCAAGGAAAGCAGCACCCACACAAGTTGTCCTTGGAAAGGGCAAGCTAGTTATTACAGTGTAGAAGTAGACGGGCAAGTAAATAAAGATGCTGCCTGGTACTATCCCAGCGCCAAAGAGAAGGCGAAAAACATTGAGGGTTATGTAGCATTCTGGAAAGGTGTAAAAGTCGAATCGTAG
- a CDS encoding aldo/keto reductase, translating to MLDILKKSNTSQFLALAMEMRRLGRSNQLISPLVMGTWQAGKKAWVGISDEETTKAIRAAIDAGITTIDTAEVYGEGHSERIVAQALSEVRDKAVYATKVFANHLKYDQVIEACDRSLKNLQTDYIDLYQIHWPSGNFNSAIVPIEETMSALVKLLEQGKIRAIGVSNFSRQELEEASRYGRIDSIQPPYSLFWRQVEQETVAYCLDNEISILAYSSLAQGLLTGKFATDHKFEAEDNRAKNKLFQGENYQRAQAALMKLRPIADRHQTTLGNLALAWLIAQPQTNAIVGARDTAQVVANAQAANIKLSSEELQEIDAIGRTVTDHLDDNPVMWNFAA from the coding sequence TTGCTCGATATATTAAAGAAAAGTAACACTAGCCAATTTTTAGCTTTAGCTATGGAAATGCGCCGCTTAGGTAGGTCGAATCAATTAATTAGCCCTCTTGTCATGGGAACTTGGCAAGCTGGGAAAAAAGCGTGGGTAGGAATTTCCGACGAGGAGACAACTAAAGCAATTAGAGCCGCAATTGATGCCGGAATTACGACTATTGATACTGCGGAAGTTTATGGTGAGGGACATTCCGAGCGTATTGTCGCTCAAGCTTTGTCGGAGGTAAGAGACAAAGCCGTTTATGCTACTAAAGTTTTTGCCAATCATTTGAAATACGATCAAGTGATCGAAGCTTGCGATCGCTCTTTAAAAAATCTGCAAACTGACTATATCGATCTTTATCAAATTCATTGGCCCAGTGGCAATTTTAATAGTGCCATTGTCCCCATTGAAGAAACCATGAGCGCCTTAGTTAAGCTGCTTGAGCAAGGCAAAATTCGCGCTATTGGGGTTTCTAATTTTTCCCGCCAAGAGCTAGAAGAAGCATCGCGTTACGGGCGCATTGACAGCATTCAGCCGCCTTACTCGCTGTTTTGGAGACAGGTAGAACAGGAAACTGTAGCTTATTGCCTTGACAACGAAATTTCTATTCTTGCTTACTCGTCTTTGGCGCAAGGATTGTTGACGGGCAAGTTTGCTACCGATCATAAGTTTGAAGCTGAAGATAACCGCGCTAAAAATAAGCTGTTTCAAGGAGAAAATTATCAAAGGGCGCAAGCGGCTTTAATGAAACTGCGTCCCATTGCCGATCGCCATCAAACTACTTTAGGTAATTTGGCTTTGGCTTGGCTAATTGCTCAACCTCAAACTAATGCCATTGTCGGCGCAAGAGACACAGCACAAGTTGTCGCTAATGCTCAAGCTGCAAATATCAAGCTTTCTAGTGAAGAACTTCAAGAAATTGATGCGATCGGGCGTACCGTTACTGACCACTTAGACGATAATCCGGTAATGTGGAACTTTGCCGCTTAA
- the recQ gene encoding DNA helicase RecQ: MPQLQPLESTLKKYFGYTSFRLGQQQIIEQALNNQDLLVVMPTGGGKSLCFQLPALLRKGLTVVVSPLIALMQDQVQSLRNNGIGATFLNSTLTTYQVRSREEAILSGKVKLLYVAPERLLSDRFLPFIDLVQHQIGIASFAIDEAHCVSEWGHDFRPDYRQLRALRQRYPNVPTIALTATATDRVRSDIIQQLNLTKPIIHVASFNRPNLYYDVQPKQKQAYNQLKQLVTKHEGAGIIYCLSRRKVDDITMKLQQDGISALPYHAGLSDAERESNQTRFIRDDARLMVATVAFGMGINKPDVRFVIHYDLPRNIESYYQESGRAGRDGGAARCTIFFGYGDVKTVEYLIDQKTDVQEQRIAKQQLRQIIDYAQGTVCRRTIQLGYFGESFAGNCGNCDNCCNPKPEQDWTIEAMKFLSCVARCQERFGMSHIIDVLRGSRSQKVLQYNHDKLTTYGIGKDRTADDWRLLGRSLLHQGLLGQTTDGYSVLRLNALSWEVMRRKKSVLLAISPAPKPVEDRKETPKAADIEMLYQKLRALRKQLADEQGIAPYIVFADSSLKMMAQVQPQTLAEFSKVSGVGSSKLAQYGEHFVAEITTYTQQSVKVEVPSAIAQARPVTGFASFPSDSQLLTLKLHRQGLDTADIATERSLSTSTIASHLAELIEMNQPVDLDQLVIPVRQQFIIKAIKTIGADSLKSIYEHLGESYTYDEIKLVRALWRRQKV, translated from the coding sequence ATGCCTCAGTTACAGCCCTTAGAATCTACCCTAAAAAAATATTTTGGCTACACTAGCTTTCGCTTAGGTCAACAGCAGATTATCGAACAAGCGCTTAATAATCAAGATTTGCTGGTAGTAATGCCTACTGGTGGCGGTAAATCTTTGTGCTTTCAGTTGCCTGCGTTGCTGAGAAAAGGCTTAACAGTGGTAGTTTCGCCACTAATTGCCCTGATGCAAGATCAAGTGCAGTCGCTACGAAATAACGGGATTGGGGCAACGTTTCTCAATAGTACGCTGACTACTTATCAAGTGCGATCGCGCGAGGAAGCAATACTTAGTGGTAAAGTAAAACTGCTTTATGTTGCCCCCGAAAGATTATTAAGCGATCGCTTTTTACCATTTATAGATTTAGTACAACATCAAATAGGTATTGCTAGTTTTGCCATTGATGAAGCGCACTGTGTTTCGGAATGGGGACACGATTTTCGCCCAGATTATCGTCAATTACGCGCTTTGCGCCAACGTTACCCAAATGTTCCTACTATAGCCCTTACGGCTACCGCAACCGATCGCGTTCGTAGTGATATCATTCAACAACTCAATTTAACAAAACCGATAATTCATGTTGCTAGTTTCAATCGTCCCAATCTCTACTACGACGTACAGCCAAAGCAGAAGCAAGCTTATAACCAATTAAAACAATTAGTTACTAAACATGAAGGTGCGGGCATAATTTACTGTCTCAGCCGCCGTAAAGTAGACGATATTACAATGAAATTGCAGCAAGATGGCATCTCTGCTTTGCCTTATCATGCTGGCTTAAGCGACGCAGAAAGAGAATCTAATCAAACGCGGTTTATTCGAGATGATGCCCGTTTAATGGTTGCAACTGTTGCCTTTGGGATGGGAATTAATAAGCCGGATGTTAGGTTTGTAATTCATTATGATTTGCCTCGCAATATCGAAAGCTATTACCAAGAATCGGGTAGAGCGGGGAGAGATGGCGGCGCGGCGCGGTGTACAATCTTTTTTGGTTATGGTGATGTCAAAACTGTAGAGTATTTGATTGATCAAAAAACCGATGTTCAAGAACAGCGCATCGCTAAACAACAACTGCGGCAAATTATAGACTATGCCCAAGGTACAGTTTGCCGTCGCACGATTCAACTAGGATATTTTGGCGAAAGTTTTGCGGGTAATTGTGGCAACTGCGATAATTGCTGTAATCCCAAACCCGAACAAGATTGGACAATTGAAGCGATGAAATTTCTTTCTTGTGTGGCGCGTTGTCAAGAAAGATTTGGGATGAGTCACATTATTGATGTGTTACGCGGCTCAAGAAGTCAAAAAGTTTTGCAGTACAATCACGATAAATTGACTACTTATGGCATTGGTAAAGATAGAACTGCCGACGATTGGCGGCTTTTGGGGCGAAGTTTGTTACATCAAGGCTTATTAGGACAAACTACAGATGGTTACTCAGTTTTGCGGCTAAATGCTCTTAGTTGGGAAGTCATGCGGCGAAAAAAGTCAGTTTTACTTGCTATTAGTCCTGCACCAAAACCTGTAGAAGACCGTAAAGAAACGCCAAAGGCTGCGGATATAGAAATGCTATATCAAAAGTTACGTGCCTTACGCAAGCAACTAGCTGATGAACAAGGAATAGCACCTTATATAGTATTTGCTGATTCTAGCTTGAAAATGATGGCTCAAGTTCAGCCGCAAACTCTAGCAGAATTTAGCAAAGTTTCTGGAGTTGGAAGCAGTAAGTTAGCTCAATACGGTGAGCATTTTGTTGCAGAGATTACTACTTATACTCAGCAATCGGTTAAGGTAGAAGTGCCTAGTGCGATAGCGCAAGCGCGCCCGGTTACGGGCTTCGCATCTTTTCCTTCTGATAGTCAATTATTGACTCTCAAACTGCATCGTCAAGGACTAGACACCGCAGACATAGCTACTGAGCGCAGTTTAAGTACAAGTACGATCGCAAGTCATTTAGCTGAACTAATCGAAATGAATCAGCCTGTAGACTTAGACCAATTGGTGATTCCCGTGCGTCAGCAATTTATTATCAAAGCGATAAAAACTATCGGTGCAGATTCCCTCAAGAGTATCTACGAGCATTTGGGGGAAAGCTACACCTATGATGAAATTAAGTTAGTCCGAGCTTTGTGGCGGCGGCAAAAAGTCTAG